ATTCTACTATGATGGTAAGCCAGTCCTAGTTATGCTTGACGGTAGCTTCACTAACCACACGTTTAAGGATCCTAGATTCACAATATTCTTCATGGGCTTTCACCTTGAGAATATTATGAATGCGCCGCCGTGGAAGCCTTACCACGGTAATCCATGGTGTTACTGGAGTTGGATGGATGGTATTTTAACGCCGGTGGTTGTGCATTGTAATGGTTCATCATTAGCTGTTACTGTTTCAACAGCCTTCTTCCCAGACATTAAGCCTAATGATGTTGGGTGGACTGCGCCGGGTGCTGTGGGTAGGGAGAATGGTGCAACTTTGATTCAGGAGTGGGTTATCCCAATGATCTATAGGCCTAGATTCATAATTGTGAGTGACTGGAATCAATTCTCCGGCGAATGCCTACACTCAACTGGACCCTACCTAGATCAGTATAGTCCAGAGTATTCGCAGGATATTGAGCCAACGTTTCTAAACAGTACAGGATGCATGAGTAAGTGGCGGGGTGGATGGGGGTATTATTACCTTGTGCTTTTGAAGGCATTAATAATGCTTTACAGTGGTGAGACACCTAATGCAACCATTATGGCTATTGCTTACCCACTGAATAATTACACGATATACACGCAGCAGTCATCAGTATTAAATACCACAAAAAATTATATTGTGTTAAATGGCTACATTATGCCCATTAGGTGGGCTTACGTTGGTAAGGCTCCAAGTAGCTTCACCGTAATATTGGATGGTAAGGTCATCGCCACTAACCTTACTGCAACATGGTTTATGCTTAACTTATATAATTTACCTAAGGGTTGGCATACAGTGAAGGTTATATCAAATGGTGCTATAACATACTTCAACCTAACGGAGGCCTACTATGAGTTAGTTAATGCCTCCAGTAGGCCATTGCCCTGTGAAGCTGAGGTTTCATTCTACTATGCAGGCTAATGGGTGGTAAGTATGGTTAAGGGTACTGTCATTAGGTTGAAGCCAATTGAGTACGCTGATCCTGAGACTAAGGTTCAGGTTATTAACCTTACAGGCGATTTGGGTGGGTCAAGGCATCCATACTTTACTCAGAATTTATTCACGAGAGGTGGTGAGGCCATGGTTATTTCCTCAATGGTTAAAGGTGAGTGGCAACTCTTCCTACTTAGGCTTTACGATAATGAGGCCATTCAATTAACAGAAGACCCTGGAGGCACCCCACCCAGTAAGCCTTGCCTAGACGCTGTACATAATGTCATCTACTACTGGGTTAAGGGTGGTGTACTTAAGAGGATTCATATAGATGACTTAAGCGATGAAATCATTTATAAAATACCAAGGAACTTTAATGGATCAATACTATCCTGTTCAAACGACGGCAACTACATAGCCTTTGCCTACAGCGAAGTGTTTAAGGATAGGTTCAGTGAATTTCAGGTTAGGGAAAGCTTCAAGTTAAATATGTTCCTTAAGCCCAGGAGCATTATAATTAGGCTTAACACTGCAAGGAATGAGTCCGACGTTATTTGGGGTGAGGATGAATGGATTACTCACGTTAACATTAACCCGATTGACCCTAACGTGATCCTATTTAATCATGAGGGACCCTGGTACTTGGTTCAGAGAATGCATATTGTTAAGGCTGATACCTATGAGTATTGGCCACTATATGTGCAGAGGCGTCTCATTGAGATGGTTGGCCATGAATTCTTCACGAATGATGGACGCGTAATTGCACAGTATGGTAAGCGTTCAAGGCCAGGTAGTGGTAATTGGGTTTACTATGACATGTTCATTAACATTGATGGGTCAGATTTAAGGTTATTTAAGTACCCAGGCCCTAAGCCAGGGCACATAAAGGCTAATAGTACGGCTAAGATGGCTGTTGGGGATAGGGGTTACTTAACTGGTGATTTTAAGGATGGGGACAAGTACATAGCCTTAATTAAATATAATGAGGTTGAGCTTAAGGTTGATATGACATTACTCTGCAGGCATGATTCATCATGGACTAATGATGCGCACCCCCACCCAATATTTACACCAAACGACGAATACGTGGTCTTCACTTCAGATAAGGGTGGGAAACTGAACGTATACCTCTGTAACGTTAAGGATAGGGTTAAGGAATTGGGATGGTTATGATAATGTTACTTTAATTTTAAGAATAACTCAGCCACAGTCCTAGTGGCTAACTTGGGTCTCCTATCCCTAGTGTATAATCCTTTAGTATTCAGTATCACTCTCCTTGGGTTCTGTGGGGTCCTGAAGTCTGCGTAGTTCCATATGTGTAGTCCCCTTACGTATGGTTTCTTTGCTAATTCCTCAATGTACCTTCTTAGGAATAATTCCTGGTACTCCTCACTCCACGCTACTGGTGGTTCATGGTGTAGTCCAGGATACCCCTCTGCCCCGAATTCCGTTATTATTATTGGCTTATCCGGTATCATTGAGTGAACCTTCTCAATAAGCTCAATAAGCCTACCCACGCCAGCCTCAACATCACCAGTCTCACTATACCAGCCAAAGTAGGTGTTTAGGGCTAGTGCATCACCTAGGCCTAGCGCCTTATCCTCAAGGTGCCTATGTGAAGTGTATATGACTGGCCTAGTTGGGTCTAGGCCCTTAACATGCTTAATTAACTCACCTAGAAACACCCTAGCCTCATCAATAGTGCTGTTTGGTTCATTAGCAACACTATACATGACTACGCTTGGCCTATTCCTATGCTGCCTAACCATCTCACTAATAACCCTCTTAGCCTTCTCCAAGTAGGCCGCATCCTTGAAGTGAATATCCCTAAGCCCAACAAGCGGTGCCTCTAGGATTACCAGCATCCCGAATTCATCAGCTAAATCAAGGTGGGCGTTGGAGTATGGGTAGTGGCTTGTCCTGAAGGAGTTCGCGTTAAGCCTCCTCATGTTGTAGAAGTCCCTTATTAAGACTGGGCCAGGTAGGGCTCTGCCGAATATTGGGTAATCCTCATGCCTACCGAAGCCCTTAAGGAATATTGACTCACCGTTAAGGTAGAATCCACTTGGCTTAACCTCAAAGGTCCTGAAGCCAACTCTCTCAATAACCTCATCAACAGCATCACCACCCGTAATTAACCTAACACTCAACCTGTAGAGCGTTGGGTGCTCAATGGACCATGATTCAACACCCTTAACGTAATCCTCAAAAGACCCCCCAGAAGCCCTACTGTAAACCACTGAACCAGACTCATCGGTAAGCTCAATGCTTAGGCTATAGGGCCTACTGCAGTTTACAGTTGGCTCAACCCTAAGGTAACCATCATGCCTAGTAACAACTATTAAATCATCGATGAAGCAGTCACGCGTGAACTCAAGGTAAACAGGCCTATGAATACCACCGTAGTGGAAGAAGTCGAAGTATGTTGAGTTCAAGCCCTCCCCGGGTGGTATGTTAGTTGGCCTTAACGTATTATCAATCTTCACGGTGATCCTATTCCAGCCACCATAATTCAGCCTAGGTACCTTAAACTTGAACATCGTGAATGAACCCTCATGATCACCAAGGTACTCCCCATTAACCCAAACCCTAGTTAAGTAACCAGCACCCTCAAATACAAGCCATGGTGTTAAGCCATTAAACTCCCTAGGCACGTGAAAATCATACTCATACCAAGCAACACCAGAGTACTGATCCCAATCGGGATTCTGCTCATTCCAACTAGCCGGCACATAAACCCTACCGGAAGCCTCAAAACCCCTAAACCAACCACCAGACTCACCAGCATCACTCGGATCAAGCCTAAAACCCCAAAAACCACCTAACTCCAACCTAAACCTAACACCAACAACCATGATTACTCTGGAGTATAGGCAGGTTTAAAGTATTGAATGAGGATTCTTAGTTTACCTCAGAATACGGTTAACTTAGGTTGACTGGACTAGTAGGCTTTGGAAGAGGAGAGGTTATAGGTGATTTTTAAGGTAGGTGAGTTTTCATTGCTTAATGGATTATTATTTACCGCTTTCAGTTACTTTAAGTAACATTATTAACGGTATATAACCTTTAAGGCCCTAATAATTATGCAGCATTAATGCAGGTATGTGATATAGCGCTTAGAGATTGAAACCTTGCTTATGGACGTTTAGATCCTTGGACTTAATATAAAGTATTATTAATCAAAGTAATATTTATTAGCATATTAATATAATACTATTGAAATACTTGGTAATGATGAGGTATCGTACAATTGTATTAATACATATTTATAAATCACTACTGCTACTACTTAATGATGAAATCAATAATAGTAGCTCTAGGGATGTTAACTTTAGCAATAGTGTTATCTAGTGTAGTTTATGCACAAGAGTTCACCGCCATTAATTCACAGTCATCAACCTACATTTACTCCCCTGGAATACCTGTATGGAATCCTTACACTCCAGGTAATTTAATTGGTACTTTAGGTACGTGGATGCCTATGGCTCTCTATAATCCTATTACTAATGAGTTTTGGCCTGTTTTGGCTAGGAATTGGAGTATTCAGCTTCTTCCTAATGGTTCAGGTGTCTTTACTGTTTACCTTAGGAATGATGTTTACTGGTTTAATGGTACTGCAGTAATGCCCTTCACTGCCTGGGACGTTTACACAGAATTCTACATTGGCGTTAAGGTGTTTAAGTACTTTTACCCATTCATGCAGCCCCAGTACGCTGATGAAGATGTTAGAGTAATAAACAACTACACAATACAATTCCTATTCCAGAAGTGGAGCCCCACTGAATGGATTTTCATACTTACAACAGCAATATCAACACCATATGAGGCTTGGAAACCCATAGTGGATAAGCTTAAGACAGTTAGTGCGGCGCAGGCCTTAACTTATGCTAATAATGTAACTGAGTTCGTTCCACCATACTGGAGCCTATACCCATATTACTTAACGTTCATCAGTACTAACACTATGGTTGAGAAACTTGAGCCAATGTACTTTAACGGCATACCCCTATTGGCTACTTGGGTTAAGATATTCCCATTCAACACCTTTAGTTATTACCCAGAGGTTGATTCAATATTCCCTGGTGGTAATACTCAAGATTTAGCCCTTGAAATTGCCGGTAAGTCTAATTGGGGTTATGTTGGTTTAAGTTCATCCCAGATTCAGACCGTCATGCAGCATGGTTTCGAGAACATTAATCTATATGCGTACTCCACGTATGGTATTGCAATTAACCCCTATAACTTCCCGACAAACAACATGTGGCTTAACTTAAAGTTTAGGCAAGCATTACTGTATGTCCTAAATAGAACTGCCATAACTGCTTCATGGGGTTTACCCGGTGTACCGAATTCATCATGGATAATGCCAATGTGGCATAATACACCTAGCCCAGATTACATATTTAGTACTTTCCCACAATCCGTGCGTAGCCTTATAGTTACGTTTAACGTTAATTGGAGTAAGGCTGCTGAAATACTTGAGAGTGCAGGATTCTATGAGAAGAATGGCCAATGGTATACACCAAGTGGCCAACCAATAACAATGACGTTAATGGCCCCAGCCCAGTTCACTAACCAAATGACCTCCATGTCGACTGCAACAGTAGAATTAACTGAGTTTGGAATACCCACTAAGCTACTTGGTGAGGATGTAGCCACGTATCCTAGTAGAATCTTAATTACTGGTGATTACCAGGCAGCGGATTACTTCGGTCCTGGGATTGAAAGTTACTACACAGGCTTCACATCATGGGTTAATCCATTTGACAGCAACCTATTCATAAACACTTCACTTGCCTACCCATTCCAGTGGCCTAACGGTACATGCACACCAGTAAGCCTGCCTTCGCTTCAATTACCCAATGCAACATTGGTAACGTGCATTAATAGTACGTTAGGTTGGATTAATGTGAGTAACTTGGAATTAGTGTACTATGCAGCTACACCAGGGAGTAAAGAGTATGAGGTTGCGACGGAAGTATTATTCGCATGGTGGCAATACTTCGTACCTCAGATAATGTGGGGTGAGAAGCTTGAGCCTCAGCAGGTTGATCCACACGTCTATGATATTGATTGGGCTTATAAATGCTCTAATGCGCCGAGTGTTCAAATGCCTATTGGTCCAGCTAACCTATTCGCTCAATTCGTAATAATGCCACCACAGCAGATTATTGGGCTACAGGCTGGTGTTTGGATGCCTGGTCCATTATTCTTCGGCGGCATCACCCCACCCGGCGTAATACCTCCCTTAGCTGAGGCCATGCTTAATGGCTCCCTATGGACTAAGTACGCAAACTACGCATCCTTCCTAGGAGTATCACCAGGCAGTTTCAACATGGCCTGCATAGCCTCATACTTCCACACAACGTACACTCCAGTGACAACCATGACCACTTCAACTACAACAACCACTACTACAACAACCACTGCCGTAACAACAGCCACCACCACAGTCACTTCAACAGTCACATCAACAAGCACATTAACAACCACAACAACAGCAGTAACAACAGTAACCGTGACTAAGCCAGTAGTATCAACAACATTAATAGCAGGAATAATAGTAATAGTCATAGTAATAGCAGCAATAATAGCACTAAGAAGAAGATAAGTATTTTAGTCCTGCTTAAAAATCACTAGAAATTATTTTCTTCTTCACTTGTTTAGGGATTTGAGCTAAGGTTTAAGAGTTATTGTCCTCAATGTTAAATAGTGTTCTTATTATTTTGTTTAAACTGTTCCTTATGTATTCATCTAATGTAGCCTTGGATAGGCCTAATTCTTTAGCTAATTCATCAAGCTTAATTCTCCTAGGAATCTCAAAGAAGCCTCTTCTGTATGCGTGCCTCATTATTCTTAACTCTCTGGGGCTTAGGAGGAGCAGTGCTTTACTCATTACCGCTGGCATTAAATCATTAATGTTAATTTTATCTACATTAACGTGATTGACATTACCGTTCCTACTAATCATGTCTATGAATGCTGATGTTGATGATTTACTTGGGAAGATGAAACCCCAGTGTTCAATACCGTTCTCGTAAATTGCCTTAACCTCAATGCCGCCTAGGACATGGGCCATGTACCTTGTACTATCCCCTGCATCACCCTTAAGTACAATTTGAATATTCTTGGGATAACCGTAGTTAAGCGGCTTAATGCCTAAAATAGCCTTAATGTTCCTATGCCTACTAATGATATTCATGATTCTCCTTAAATCAGCCTTACTCCAAACCTTTAAAACAGCAAACTCAAGTACGTAATCCCTGGATGCGTCAACATACGTGTTAAACACATTGAAGGTGTGGTCAATATCACTAGTTTTAATTGTCCAATCAGTTAAATGCTCGTAATCAAATTCAATATAATTATACTCACTTCTCTTAGTGAATAACCACATGTTTAATTAAAATCTTAAGGCTTTAATTAATTTTTCTACCTTAATAATTATTAAATAGAACCATTAGCATTAAATAGGAAGTTAAGGGAGGATTCAGTTAAGACATTGTGTGAGTAAAAATTACCTAAAAACCAAATTCGGTACTCCTTCTATAGAGAAGTGAACCTATTATTGTTGTTGCAAGAACCATTATTAGTATTAAACCATAATCGCTTAGGTCCAGTATGCCGCTTGATAAGCCGATTGAGGCAATCACTAACCCCATTTCACCCCTAGGTATCATACCTAGTGATGCGGTTAATGCACCTATTGGGTTCCTTAACTTAACGTAGGCGAATGGGTAAACCCCAATCATCTTGGCCGCAATAGCTAATGCTGAGACTATTAAGGACTGGGTAATGACTGTTGCATTAGTTATTACCCTGAAATCCATCTGGAGACCTATGGTTATGAAGAATATTGAACCAAATATGGCTAGTAAAGCATCAATTGATGCCCTAACCCTACTTGCCTCCTTACTTTCAGCCACCGCCACGCCAGCTATGAATGATGCTATGACTGCTGAGAAACCTAAGGATACCATTGAAACCACAAACCCAAAAAGCACTATGAGTGATGCGTAAACCATTAAGTACTCATTAATCCTATTAAGTAGCCTGGGTATTACTATTATTGATGATGCTAGGAAGATTACCCAAAGTATCAATATTTTAATGACGCGGAGCGTGAACCCCATCATTGAGTCGGCATTAGGGCTAGCGTATAATGAGGAGAGCAGCATGAGTGCAACTACGTCGTCCATTGAGGCAGCGGCTATGAGTACACCTGTGCTTGGGAGGGAATGAAGCCTCTCCCTCTCAATGATGTTAGCAACCACAGCTAGGCTGGTGGGTGCCGTTGATAAGGCTATGAAGGATGCTGCACCTTGGCCAATGCCAATGCTGCTAACGTACCAGTAGACAATAATGTAAGGGACTAGCGCACCGGCTATAGCAGCCATTAACCCAAGTAACCCACCCTTCCTAAGTGAGGATAATCCGT
This region of Caldivirga sp. genomic DNA includes:
- a CDS encoding ABC transporter substrate-binding protein, producing the protein MKSIIVALGMLTLAIVLSSVVYAQEFTAINSQSSTYIYSPGIPVWNPYTPGNLIGTLGTWMPMALYNPITNEFWPVLARNWSIQLLPNGSGVFTVYLRNDVYWFNGTAVMPFTAWDVYTEFYIGVKVFKYFYPFMQPQYADEDVRVINNYTIQFLFQKWSPTEWIFILTTAISTPYEAWKPIVDKLKTVSAAQALTYANNVTEFVPPYWSLYPYYLTFISTNTMVEKLEPMYFNGIPLLATWVKIFPFNTFSYYPEVDSIFPGGNTQDLALEIAGKSNWGYVGLSSSQIQTVMQHGFENINLYAYSTYGIAINPYNFPTNNMWLNLKFRQALLYVLNRTAITASWGLPGVPNSSWIMPMWHNTPSPDYIFSTFPQSVRSLIVTFNVNWSKAAEILESAGFYEKNGQWYTPSGQPITMTLMAPAQFTNQMTSMSTATVELTEFGIPTKLLGEDVATYPSRILITGDYQAADYFGPGIESYYTGFTSWVNPFDSNLFINTSLAYPFQWPNGTCTPVSLPSLQLPNATLVTCINSTLGWINVSNLELVYYAATPGSKEYEVATEVLFAWWQYFVPQIMWGEKLEPQQVDPHVYDIDWAYKCSNAPSVQMPIGPANLFAQFVIMPPQQIIGLQAGVWMPGPLFFGGITPPGVIPPLAEAMLNGSLWTKYANYASFLGVSPGSFNMACIASYFHTTYTPVTTMTTSTTTTTTTTTTAVTTATTTVTSTVTSTSTLTTTTTAVTTVTVTKPVVSTTLIAGIIVIVIVIAAIIALRRR
- a CDS encoding helix-turn-helix domain-containing protein, whose product is MWLFTKRSEYNYIEFDYEHLTDWTIKTSDIDHTFNVFNTYVDASRDYVLEFAVLKVWSKADLRRIMNIISRHRNIKAILGIKPLNYGYPKNIQIVLKGDAGDSTRYMAHVLGGIEVKAIYENGIEHWGFIFPSKSSTSAFIDMISRNGNVNHVNVDKININDLMPAVMSKALLLLSPRELRIMRHAYRRGFFEIPRRIKLDELAKELGLSKATLDEYIRNSLNKIIRTLFNIEDNNS
- a CDS encoding oligogalacturonate lyase family protein, translated to MVKGTVIRLKPIEYADPETKVQVINLTGDLGGSRHPYFTQNLFTRGGEAMVISSMVKGEWQLFLLRLYDNEAIQLTEDPGGTPPSKPCLDAVHNVIYYWVKGGVLKRIHIDDLSDEIIYKIPRNFNGSILSCSNDGNYIAFAYSEVFKDRFSEFQVRESFKLNMFLKPRSIIIRLNTARNESDVIWGEDEWITHVNINPIDPNVILFNHEGPWYLVQRMHIVKADTYEYWPLYVQRRLIEMVGHEFFTNDGRVIAQYGKRSRPGSGNWVYYDMFINIDGSDLRLFKYPGPKPGHIKANSTAKMAVGDRGYLTGDFKDGDKYIALIKYNEVELKVDMTLLCRHDSSWTNDAHPHPIFTPNDEYVVFTSDKGGKLNVYLCNVKDRVKELGWL
- a CDS encoding cation:proton antiporter — its product is MVVGSIYLTLLEFSILVTTAESLSLILAKYKYPSIVAELLTGIALSPYALGGVLNTLFHVNLFSINNYVIFLSEFSVILLLFASGLEHGLSSLRKGGLLGLMAAIAGALVPYIIVYWYVSSIGIGQGAASFIALSTAPTSLAVVANIIERERLHSLPSTGVLIAAASMDDVVALMLLSSLYASPNADSMMGFTLRVIKILILWVIFLASSIIVIPRLLNRINEYLMVYASLIVLFGFVVSMVSLGFSAVIASFIAGVAVAESKEASRVRASIDALLAIFGSIFFITIGLQMDFRVITNATVITQSLIVSALAIAAKMIGVYPFAYVKLRNPIGALTASLGMIPRGEMGLVIASIGLSSGILDLSDYGLILIMVLATTIIGSLLYRRSTEFGF
- a CDS encoding glycoside hydrolase family 2 TIM barrel-domain containing protein; protein product: MVVGVRFRLELGGFWGFRLDPSDAGESGGWFRGFEASGRVYVPASWNEQNPDWDQYSGVAWYEYDFHVPREFNGLTPWLVFEGAGYLTRVWVNGEYLGDHEGSFTMFKFKVPRLNYGGWNRITVKIDNTLRPTNIPPGEGLNSTYFDFFHYGGIHRPVYLEFTRDCFIDDLIVVTRHDGYLRVEPTVNCSRPYSLSIELTDESGSVVYSRASGGSFEDYVKGVESWSIEHPTLYRLSVRLITGGDAVDEVIERVGFRTFEVKPSGFYLNGESIFLKGFGRHEDYPIFGRALPGPVLIRDFYNMRRLNANSFRTSHYPYSNAHLDLADEFGMLVILEAPLVGLRDIHFKDAAYLEKAKRVISEMVRQHRNRPSVVMYSVANEPNSTIDEARVFLGELIKHVKGLDPTRPVIYTSHRHLEDKALGLGDALALNTYFGWYSETGDVEAGVGRLIELIEKVHSMIPDKPIIITEFGAEGYPGLHHEPPVAWSEEYQELFLRRYIEELAKKPYVRGLHIWNYADFRTPQNPRRVILNTKGLYTRDRRPKLATRTVAELFLKLK